Within Paralichthys olivaceus isolate ysfri-2021 chromosome 14, ASM2471397v2, whole genome shotgun sequence, the genomic segment gtgcatatgcaatgcaaaatatataagtagaatggaaaataaacataattaaaataaagaataagatAACAGATGACCGATCAATGTGAAATAGGACGGCAATTCAAACAATGTGCATAGGAGATGTAATGTGCAATGTCTTGTGCAAAATTGCAAATATAGAGGTAGATGGTGGTTATGGTCCGTGGTTCAAAAGCCTGATGGTCAGTCTAGTAGTCCTTGcttgaatgaaaacataacctggaTTTATAGTCTTCATTGAAGAGTAAATATTGAACTAAGAAttcgtggtgtgtgtgtatgaatgatgaatgtaaaatattggTGAACTTTATTGATGTCTaagaattattttattattttttattttattttcaagctcattaaattaatgttttttgtctgtatttgatATAGTTGACTATATTGTGAGCTCTGTTGTATGGAGAGCTTACAAATTACACTATTAAATGTCCCTATGTTGTGTGTATAATGTGTACTTCAATAAAGGGGGGGAAGAACTACAATGcagtaaaatgtaatatatgtgtgttttattatgatTGATGATAAATATTGATTCACCCTCAAATGTATTGATCTTAATCAATTAAATAAAGAGCAATTAAACATATGTATTTATGAAAAATGTAGATAACACATTATATAGAGCTGATTGTTCTGTATAACAATATGACTACTCAAAATAACTGAATAATtaggaaaacatttaatttaaaatcagttATGGTCAAAATAATCTTAACTCAAGGTCCACTTGCCAACTCACCATGCAGATACCTTGACAACAACAATTTAACCTGGGATTGATAAAGTTCTCTGAATCTAAATAAATTTTCTGATAAAGACTTTGAGATTAGACCCTGAAAGTTGCCCCTCAGTTAAAAATATTTAGTGAAACCACTTTTCAAGAATGAACATTCATATTAAAATTGATTTTTAGATTAAAGTAATAAGTGCTTATGTATTTTTGCTGAATCGAGTTTGTTGGAAATGTGCCGTTCAAGTGGAGTCAGTGGTTTGAAACGTTTACTGGATCACATCAACTCATCCTTTGTAATCTGACACTGAGGCACATGAGTGGCGTGTGCATGCCAAGAGAGGCCTGTGAAACATTCATGAGCAGGAAGGCTGCAGGAGCACAGGAGCGCACTGAGCTGCTGTAACAGGTGTGAGCAGAGCCATGGGGACTGTTGAGGAAACCTTGAAGTGTCCCGTCTGCCAGGATGTCTTCACAGATCCAGTGACACTCCCATGTGGACACGACTTCTGTCTCACCTGTATCCAGACTGTCTGGGAAACAGATGGGCGTGATGAAGGCCCTCACTTCTGTCCAGAGTGTCAGATATTCCTCCCCTCTGAGGCGACTCTGGAGATAAACACCACCCTTCAGACAAAAGTGAAGGACTTCGCCACTGACAGGCCATCGACAGCACAGCTACAGGCAGCAGCTCTGAGCAGGGCACCCAAATCACCTTCAACCGTCCGCTGTGACCACTGTATAGAGACGCCATCGGTGGCCGTGAGGACATGTCTCACTTGTGACGCCTCACTGTGCCAGGCTCACACCCTGCTGCACGAGCAGAGGTCAGCTCTTAGGGAGCACACGGTTGTGGAGGTGACGGGAGACCCGCTGTCTCTGAAGTGCAGGGAGCACCGTGACGAGCTCAAGCTCTTCTGTATGGAGGAGAAGGTCcctgtgtgctgtttgtgtgtcctgGTTGGCGTGCACAAGAACCACAAGGCTTCTCAACTCCATGAGGCCTGTGCACATTTCAAGGTGAACATCAATCTACTAATTCCtcaaatctctgtctgtctgtctgtctgtctgtctgtctgtctgtctgtctgtctgtctgtctgtctgtctgtctgttgctcTCATTCCTCAAGAACTGCTCATCTaatctgttttcacacttggcatgtctATTGTTGAAAATCTAATTTGGACTCACAAAACATTAATTCAATTTCAATAAATAGATAGCAGAGAGCAGTGGTCCAATACTCAGCAAATATCGGTTAACAGCAGTTATGAATCTGAATTTGTTTGATCATGGACGCACAACggcttcattgcagataaaccaggtagtaTGAATGCAATGATTTCTCTGCACTCTGCAACATAGActatttataaaaagctctgtgcacaatgtccagcacacaaacaataaaaagtggcGGTATAgtaactgtttgaggaggactcactaatgacaagaaaTAATTCTGAACAGCCCATTCTGTACCAGTTAGCATCGATGTGTCATTGGCTAGTGTGCTTATTTTTTTGTAATCAAATGATAATTACTTAATTTTCTTGTTTGGGTACTCATTTTCTATAGGCCTgctatctttctatctttagGGCATGTTAGAGACCTCTATGAACCAACTGCTgaagaggagaagtgaagcAGAGTTTGCCATCAAGGACTTGGAGTCActgtacacacaaacagtggTGCGATCTATGAAAGAGTGTTGTTAAATCATCAGTGTTTTATCCATAGAATCCTTAAATTGAtctaaaatgctttttttcctAGAGGTTTGCTGCAGATTTCCAAGAGAGAATCTCAGACAAGTACAACAGGATCCGTGTTGTGCTGGATGGCGATGAGCGTCTGATGATGCAGATTATAGATGCAGAGGAGACACATATGACAGAGTGGCTGGAGGCCCAGAGGAGCATGATGGAGGCCCAGATTACAGAGATAGATAGTCTCAGAGCCTCCAGCAAGTTACTCCTTCGGGACACAAATGATCTGCGATTCCTGCAGGTAGGAATATGCAGACAGTGTGTTATTGTGATAATGTGAAAGTGTTGTACAAATGCAACTAAAACGTGTTCTGTGATTGCAATACTCACAGTTGTACATTACCCTTTTACTGCCAACAGCAAATCACAGCACAGAATCTTTGGTCAGTAtatcattctttttttaaaatccaaccTGACATCTTTTGGTTCGAGTTATGCCCACTaatgattttcagtttttattgtaGTGACCCTCTGGATTTAGCACCAATCCAGGAAGTAGACAAGGACCTTTGTGACCCAGAGAAACTGAGAACAGTAGAGAGGCTGGTGGACGACCTTTCAGTGGCTCTGTCCCAACACTTTCCACGAATGTGGTCATGTTAGTGAGGAAACAAATATTTAGCAATCTAAAATAAACCCCCACTATCTCTGTAGTTGTGTAATgcatttttctgtttgcagaTCAAAGTTCTCCTGCTCTGGACTCAACGACAGCTCACCCAAAACTGGAAATAACCCAGGATGAGAAACAAGTGTACTGGAGGAGAGAGCCTGTCAGTGAGGCTCTGAGCCCTCAACCCTATGACTCCCAGTACAGTGTCCTGGCTCGCGAGAGCTTCGCTTCAGGCCAGCACTATTGGGAGATCATTGTCCAGGAGAAACCTTACTGGCTGATAGGTATGACTACTGGGTCGGTTGATAAAAAAGATGCAATAAGTCAGACTTCCTCCAGCCTGTGTGTAAACAACACATCCTGGTGCATCTACCATGGAGATGGGCGGTACCTGGCATTGCACGATAACCAGGAGAAGCAGCTGTCAGTGGGAAAGAGAGTCAGGAAGCTGGGCATACTGACCAATCTCCAGAAGGGGGAGCTGTCATTCTACAATGCTGATGCAATGACACTTCTTCACTCTTTCTGTGTGCAGTGCACAGAGCCTCTCTACCCCATGTTAAACCCATGCATTGATGTGAATGGGCTGAACAAGCAGCCTCTTACACTGTTGTGGATCAAGGACCCCTTGGAGTGGCATGTAAACACTGATGGAGGAAATGAGTGAACTTGGGGACAACAATAAACCCAGCAAGCTCTTTTTTGTCTGCACAAATATTTTGGcacataaatgttttgtttatatcACATTACACAGTGGACACATCAAACATGTTATAAGAATGTTTTCCTGTTCAAATAAGCTATTAAAGGTCCAgcatgtaagatttaggtgaaagggaactattggcagaaatttaatgtagaataatcctcatgatgttttcactgattcgtttcatctaaattgtatgaatcgtagtttttttttaccccagataaagccctttatatttaaatactttatatttacatcgaggcgaccctctctatggaggccgccatgttttttacattagactagacaaactaaacacctctttagtttttatgacaattaaagaccacagtttctttttcgtgtttggaaggggagggtgagatgaggggtattcagcagcaacatgcaatttcaacaatagatatcacaaaattctacacactgtacctttaaggaaatgtttgtgtttgaggctTGTCTATAGTCATATATCGTTAACCTTACATTaacttttctgtctctgcagttgTCCTGTAACTGTAAATATTTCATCAAGTGCTATCACTTGCACCGTCAAACAGCAATTTTGCTCTGTGTTAAAGTCTCTCTCCTCATTCAGCAGCTCTCATGTTCAACCTCATGCACTTCAGGATGTAAATGACCCGTGTGCAAACCACTGGCTTTGTCAGGGGCCCTGCAGAAGTGCTGCGttgcagaaaacaaaatgtcttggGAGGTCAAATAACACTGTTTACACACAACATATCTGTTTTCTTCGACCCACGGTTCATTTTGTGGTTCATCAACAGAACATTGCATGACACAATGAGCTGTTAAATGGTGGTTAGAAAAGACTAATTCATAAGAATAAAGTGTAACGTTTATGCCCATCTGTGGTTTTAAAGGGTTTAactcttgtgtaatttctgccACCCAGGGGTCAGTTGAGGACATACAGTAAAGATATGAGGGCACAGATCAGAATAAATAGACCACTGATTCATTTGAGTCAATTTCTACAACGAAGGGTCCAATGACAGACCCCTGATTAATGCAAAAGTGATTGATCACCTGTTCGATCAAAAAATATGACACTTGACACTACAATGGGCTTACAgctgtcacattttaaaataagtgtctttttgttttccattccAGATCACTTTTGGTGAAGATAAAAGCTAATATtgagaaaatagagaaaattaggacactgtgacacatagaTGAACAGTAGAGACTGCAGACTTTTTTCTTGAGAGCAATTTACAAAATCTGTTAAACTGACATGACAATGCGAATTTAGTTCAAGGACAAAACCATTTGATAAAGAAGAGCAGAATCCAAGAGCTACACACGATGAGCATGACTTGCTGCATTCATGGCTGCAGCTGATGGCCTGTTGCTTTTGGAAACGTTGCTTGAGTCTTTGATTTGATCCAGTCCAGGAAATGGATGACACGCGTGTAGACCCCAGGCTTGTTCGCCCTCCCACATTGGTCTCCCCAACTCACCAGGCCATAAATAACATTGACATGATTCTGCTTACAAGTCAGTGGTCCTCCAGAGTCACCCTGAAACAAGAGAAAACCAATGAGCGGATAGAAAATGCACACACTTGCAGAAAACACCTCAGATAAGTTAGTACTGTGAACGATAGCAAGCATTTAACTCACAAGATTCCTCTACTTACCTGGCAGGAATCCACCCCTCCCTGCAGGTAGCCAGCACAGAGCATGGTATTGTCCATAATTCTGCCGTAAACAGTGGGTTCAGAGCATTTCTGCTGGTTGATCAGCAATACATTGGCCTGGAGCAGGTGGTTGGAACCAAACCTAGCTGCAGAGACATGACATATAAGCATCTATTTTCAAAggtcacatgaaaataaaaatttaagGTTGAAAGAAATCATgacaattatgtttttttattttccagctgGATGCGCAAATGGTGGTCTTACATTCCTCAGTGGCACCCCATCCAGAAATGGTGCAGTCTGTCCCATCAGGCAGTTGGGCATCAGGCAGACAGGCTGTCTTTACAAACTGGGTCTCTCTGGCACAAACACCACCAGTTCCATTCAGCCTCAGCAAGGCTTCAGATATTCAGAAAAgtcatgataaaataaaaaatgaaaaatgtaattcttGTAGTTTTACATCACACAAGTTTACAGATTCTGTAGAGTTCATAAAACATAATGTATATGGGATTCTTTGACACCCTTGTGATTCTCTCACATCCCATTCTTATCTAAACGAGGAAGCCTCAAGATACAGAATTAGGGCTCTGGCTTAATTTGAATATTGTCGGTACTATCAATGCCTATTTGACATGAAATAAGAGAGACACGGATCACCTATGTCGTTGTATACAGCTGTAGGAGTCTCCCTGTAGTTCTCATGCACAATAACTTCTTCAACTTGTGCAGTTTGCTCTGTGTATTCTGTCATGTTCAGAGACAGATCTCCCAAAACCACTTGCATGTCCTTTCTGCTTTCactgttcaaacacaaacaacaataaagATTAGATACAAGTTTGA encodes:
- the LOC109632434 gene encoding E3 ubiquitin-protein ligase TRIM11-like is translated as MGTVEETLKCPVCQDVFTDPVTLPCGHDFCLTCIQTVWETDGRDEGPHFCPECQIFLPSEATLEINTTLQTKVKDFATDRPSTAQLQAAALSRAPKSPSTVRCDHCIETPSVAVRTCLTCDASLCQAHTLLHEQRSALREHTVVEVTGDPLSLKCREHRDELKLFCMEEKVPVCCLCVLVGVHKNHKASQLHEACAHFKGMLETSMNQLLKRRSEAEFAIKDLESLYTQTVRFAADFQERISDKYNRIRVVLDGDERLMMQIIDAEETHMTEWLEAQRSMMEAQITEIDSLRASSKLLLRDTNDLRFLQQITAQNLCDPLDLAPIQEVDKDLCDPEKLRTVERLVDDLSVALSQHFPRMWSYQSSPALDSTTAHPKLEITQDEKQVYWRREPVSEALSPQPYDSQYSVLARESFASGQHYWEIIVQEKPYWLIGMTTGSVDKKDAISQTSSSLCVNNTSWCIYHGDGRYLALHDNQEKQLSVGKRVRKLGILTNLQKGELSFYNADAMTLLHSFCVQCTEPLYPMLNPCIDVNGLNKQPLTLLWIKDPLEWHVNTDGGNE